The genomic window AAATTCTTGAGAGCACAATATTACAAAACGTAATGcgttaaaacattttatttaaaaagaagaaactctttttttttgtcctgtCTGATTAAACATCAAAGGAAGATGcgatgtttttatatattccaTGTGATGACATTATTTTAAGGATCTAGAAACTTCGTTGGCACAAGTATAAGCTCGTTTTTCTTGTTGACAGTGAGTCCGGGAGCTTCTTCCATGTCAATATCGTCAACCTTCATGCCTTCTGGTAACTTCCAAtcaaaatgatacaaaagatTAGCCAAACCAAACTCGACCATTGTTGTCCCCATATAAACTGCAGGACACATTCTCCGGCCGCCTCCAAACGGTAACAGCTCAAAATGCTGTCCTTTTGCATCAATATTATTATCCGTAAACCTCTCCGGGAGAAACACTTCAGGGTCTTTCCAGGTATCGGGATCACGACCAATAGCCCATACATTCACGTGAAGCCGTGTCTTAACTGGAATCGTGTAGCCGTTGATCTCAAATTCAGACATTGCTTCCCTTGGGATTAGAAGAGGTGTTGTAGGATGTAACCTCCATGTTTCTTTGATAACCATTTTGAGGTACTCAAGCTTATCAGTGTCATCAAAGCtgattctttctttgttcttgatttgacTTCTGATTTCGGATTGAACTTTTTTCATCACTCGTGGATTCTTTGCGAGTTCTGCCATTGCCCATGTCATGGTTATTGCAGAAGTATCCATTCCTGCTAGAAGAACATCCTGTAACAACATATAAACATcaattgtttaaatttttcttacaGATTTGATTGTGAATATATGATTAGTTACCATCAATATCGCTTTGATATGGTTTCTAGTGAGCTTGTCATTTCCAAgaacagcttcttctttctccaaccTCAACAGCAAGTCCACAAAGTCTTCACTaccttcttcctttttctgtttatgCAGATCAAACATTTGTTCATAGAAAGCATCGAGATCTCTCATGCTTCTCTCTCGCCGTCCTTGCAAACCCGTCAACAAGTCGATGATCCTTCCGACATACGGAATGAAATCTGAGGCAGAAAAGCTTCCCAACATCTCGAGCGCCTCACGGACTATGTTATTGAATCGTTCACTGTTGAGCACAGTTCCCTCAAAATTCACACTAAACGCTGTCCTGCAGACCACACTAACAGTTAAAGCCAGCAATGTCTTGTTCAAGTTGATCGGAGTCTTCTGAGCAGCTGATTCGGAGATTGAATCGATCAGTTTCTTGACCTCCTCGTCCTTTATCGGTTGTATAGAGTGAACTTGTTTACTACTGAAAAGTTCTTGAACAGCGAGCTTCCTTACTTCTTTCCAATAATCATCATAAGGAGAAAAAGCAATGTCTAGATAGTTGTAAGAGAGCTCTCTTGCCCCTAAAGAATGATTCAAGATacaaaaagattcaagatttcaagattcaagattcaagGGTTTGAACAGAGAAACCAAAGTTAAAATTGTAGTACCTGCAAAGCCTGGACGACTACAACAATGGAGGTCATGGATTTTCAAAGCTTGTTTTGCTGTTTCAGAGGAAGAAACTATGACTGTTGGTACTCTTCCAAGCTTTAAAAGCATCACAGGGCCATACTTTTTGGAGAGTTTCCATAGAGATTGATGTGGTAATTCTCCGAGTTGATGCAAGTTTCCGATGATAGGACAGCCAGGAGGAGACGGTGGTGTCCGTTGATAATTCCTCCGATTCTTGTGGTTGAACACGGCTACAAGAATACAAATGACGAAGATAAGTGACAGAAGCCAAATGTTTGTCATTTCTGATTTAATTGCAATTAAAGTGGCTCCATAAGTGTAGTCTTTATATTATACTAGTACATTGCTGCTCtcttcaattattattatcttacaatatatattctctGCTACGTAGTACGTAACGTtaaacttaattttatattcataAGATATACTTTTTAGGTTTGAAAAGtcaaacaagaacaacaacataaCCGTCGATATGATGAGTCAGCTCTAATCTCAACCACACGATCTTCTCATCTCTGGCACAAGTAGGAGCTcgtttttcttgtttacaGTGAGTCCAGGAGCTTCTTCCACGTCGATATCTTTAACCTCCACGCCTTCTGGTAACTTCCAGTCAAAATGATACAAGAGATTAGCTAGACCAAACTCAACCATTGTTGTCCCCATGTATATTGCAGGACAGATTCTCCGACCGCCCCCAAACGGTAACAGCTCAAAATGTTGTCCTTTTGCATCAATGTTATTATCCATAAACCTCTCCGGGAGAAACACTTCAGGGTCTTTCCAAGTATCAGGATCACGACCAATAGCCCAAACATTCACATGAAGCCGTGTCTTGACAGGAATAGTGTAGCCGTTGATATCAAATTCAGACATTGCTTCTCTTGGAAGCAAAAGAGGTGTTGTAGGATGTAGCCtccatgtttctttgatcacCATTTTCAGATACTCTAGCTGATCCATGTCTTCGAAACTTATCATTGATCTGTTCCCCATTTGAGTTCTTATTTCAGATTGaactttcttcatcactcGTGGATTTCTTGCAAGTTCTGTCATTGCCCATGTCATTGTTATTGCAGAAGTATCGATTCCCGCAAGTAGAACATCCTGTCTCATTCAAAACATATCAGACTCTTTGGTACTACTACATTACATAAAGGATTGTTAGCTAAATCTTGTTTTAGTTACCAGCAAGATTGCTTTGATATGGTTTCTTGTAAGTTTATCATTTCCAAGAACtgcctcttctttctccaaccTTAAGAGCAAGTCCACAAAATCTTCATTCCCTTCTTTCTTTCCCTCTTTATGCAAATCAAACATTTGTTCAAAGAATGCATTGAGAtctctcttgcttctttctctccttcctTGCAAACCCGTCAACACATCGATGATCCATCCGACATACGGAATAAAATCCGCGGCAGAAAAGCTTCCCAACATCTCGAGCGCCTCGCGGACTATTTTGTTGAATCTGTCACTGTTGAGCACAGTTCCCTCAAAACTAACCCCAAAAGCTGTCCTGCATACTACACTTACTGTTAATTCAAGACACTTATTGTTCAAGTTAACCGGATTCTTCTGAGAGGCTGATTCCGCAATTGAATCGATCATTTTCTTGACCTCCTCGTCCTTAATAGGTTGAATCGAGTGAACTTGTTTAGTACTGAAAAGTTCTTGAACACAGAGCTTCCTAACTTCTTTCCAATAATCATCATAAGGAGAGAAAGCAATGTCCAGATAGTTGTACGAAAGCTCTCTTGGCCCTAAACAATGATTCAAGATTCATGaggtttcttttcttttttttttggtttaaagatTCATGAGGTTTCTTGAATTCTATGAGGaacagaaattgaaatttgagtACCTGACAAGCTTGGACGAGTACAACAATGGAGGTCATGAACTCTCAAAACTTGTCTTGCTGTATCCGAAGAAGAAACTACGACTGTTGGGACTCTTCCAAGCATCAAATGCATCACCGGACCATACTTCTTTGAGAGTTTCCATAGAGTCTGATGCGGTAATTCTCCGATCTGATGTAAGTTTCCTATGATCGGGAAGCCAGGAGGACATGGAAACTGTCGATATTTCGGATGTTTCTTGTGGTTGAAAACGGCCAGAAGAATACAGACGAGAAAGATAAGTGGTAGAAGCCAAATGTGAGCCATTTCTGTTTTCTGAAGGGAAACCTCAAAAAATGTATAAGCACGTTGCTgtcttcaattattttctgaCTGGCGGGTAATCCATGTTTAtagataatcatatatataattagagtACTCTTTCTATCTAAAATATCCACATCagcaaaacaataaattaataaaattaaaaaatattaaaaatatcattcaaTTCAAATCTATACATGAGAATAATTTGAAATACATAACAAAAGAGTTAagtataattaataaatattaataataatatatacaaaaatatgaagTATTTATgagtataatatttttaatttaaatcatatatataattagagaATACTATCTCCATCTAAGGTGTCAACATCagcaaaatattaatttaataaatttaaaatatattaaaaatatcattcaaTTCAAATCTATTtgtaatatatgaaatttttaaaaaatatataagaaaagagtttaagtataataaataaatattaataataatatataaaaagatatgaaGTATTTATGagtataatattattaattaaatactGTATTtgattgtaaatttgtaatacaAACTTTATgcattataaaatattaaaataggTAAAACAAGCATAAAATAAGAGTATTAGAtccaaactatatataaaaacttaaaataaataagagtaatttattaaaatataaaattgagtGACAAGATTATTGTATAAAAATAGCTATAATAGTATAGGATACCAATAAATCCACACAACGTGTGGGTTGATTtctagtaataataataaaaacattattgtcTTATTGtgtcaaatttttttttctatagtAAAACTTACttttatattcaaataaaacttttctttccgatactacaaaaacaattgttttatataaaacaattgttttatataaaacaatttattgaTAAGGGATAGGCAAAATATTCGTTAGGTTCGATCCGGTTCAGTTTGATTCGAAAAATTCGGATATCCGTGATTTTACGAGGcaaatcaaatactaaaaatgATATTGGTTAAAATCGGagcaaataacaaatactaaaatttaaacagGCGGATATCCGCTCCGATCCGTTGTACATgaacatatgtatatgtatgtagaTAATTacagatatatattataattttacactttttaatgtaaattttctaagtttttgttcatcaaattaattatataactattagttttaaaaattaaaaagaaataatttttcaGTGAAATATTACttaatttggattcaatttctgattttgtttttcattataatttttataattgtttttgatagaTATTCAGCAAATCAGCAAATATCTTTGATTCTAACGGATATCCGTACATCCGGATCTTCGGTTACTTTCGAAGCAAATActaatcataaaattaattattcgAACATAGCAAATCTGATCACAAATACTACCAAATCCAGAATATTCTCGTGCCCACCTTTAATATTGAATAATTTCTTTTGAGCTAGCAATTAGACCAActgataacaaataaaaagtaataaatgacaagatttatttgtatacactttattttgtaatctcaagaaaaaacaaagtttaagTGATTAGTGATCTAAATACTTCAGAGGAACAAGTACAAGCTCATTTTTCTTGCTAGCATTAAGTCCAGGAGATTCTTCCAAGTCGATATCTTCGGCCACCATGCCTACTGGTATTTTCCAGTCAAAGTGATACAACATATTGGCAAGACCAAACTCCACCATTGTTGTCCCCATGTACATGGCAGGACACATTCTTCGACCACTTCCAAACGGTAACAGCTCAAAGTGTTGTCCTTTCGCATCAATGCTACTATTAACAAACCTTTCTGGAAGAAACTCCTCCGGGTCTTTCCATGTATCGGGATCACGCCCGATAGCCCAGACATTCACATAAAGCCGTGTCTTAACTGGAATCACGTAGTCATTGAGCTCAAATTCAGACATTACTTGTCTTGGAATCAGAAAGGGTGATGGAGGATGTAGCCTCCATGTTTCATTGATCACCATTTTCAGGTAATGGAGCTGATCTATATCATCCAAGGTGATCATTGACTTTTTCCCAATTTGGTTTCTGATTTCAGATTGCACCTTCTTCATAACTCGCGGGTTTCTCATAAGTTCTGTCATTGCCCATGTCATTGTTATTGCAGAAGTGCCTATGCCCCCAATAAGGACGTTCTGTGTaagatcataaaaaaaaaaaaagttagaataTCTAGGGCTACAATATATCTTAATGATGGAATGAGAAACGTTGTATAGTTACCATCAAGATTGCTTTGATATGGTTTCTTGTTAGCTTGCCATATCCAAtaacagtttcttctttctccaaccTCAAGAGCAAGTCCACGAAATCTTCAACACCTTCTTTGTTTCCCTGTTTATGTAGATCAAACATTTGTTCATAGAATGCATCAAGAGCTCTCacgcttctctctctctgcccATGTAGCCCTGTGAGCCAGTCGATGATCCAGCCGCCATTTGGAAAATAATCTGAGGCAGAAAAGCtccccaaaaacaaatatgtatcATGGATTAGTTTCTCGAATCTGTCACTGTTGAGCACAGTTCCTTGGAAGTTCACACCAAATGTTGCCTTGCATGTCACTCTTACAGTTAAAGAAGTAAACTTCTCGCTCAAGTTAACCGGAGTTCCCTGAGAAGCCGATTCTGAGACTGAATCGATAAGTTTCTTGACTTCATCTTCCTTGATAGGTTGAAAAGATTGAACTCGTTTAACACTGAAGAGTTCTTGCACACATATCCTCCTTAATTCTTTCCAGTAATCATCAAAAGGAGAGAAAGCAATGTCCAGATAATTGTAAGAGAGCGCTCTTGGTCCTAATCAATCAGggcttttgtttattaatgCTGTGAACACACAGACAAAAAAACTAAGACTTTAGTATGTTTTGAGTGAGAGTCACGGTACCTGCTAAGCTTGGACGGCTACAACAATGTAGGTCATGGATTTTCAGAACTTGCTTTGCAGTTTCAGAGGAAGAAACTACGACCGTTGGGATACTTCCAAACTTCAAAAGCATTACATGACCATACTTTTTGGAGAGTCTCCATAGAGATTGATGTGGTAATTCTCCGAGCTGATGCAAGTTTCCGATTATCGGGAAACCAGGAGGAGACGGTGGTTTCCGTTGATGTTGCTGCCGCTTCTTGTGCGTGAAGGCGGCTAGAAGAatacaagagagaaagagaagtgatagaaacaaaatcgTAGCCATTTCTGATGATTTGATGGATAATGAAGGGCAGCTATACATTTAAGAACCATTATCTTCACTTATTATGATAGCAATGAGCTTAGGGACCACTACATGGAGGTAATGAGACACTTTAGAGGCAAAAAAGTCTTGTAACCAATTCGGAGACTATTCCATATCGTTGAATCCAGTATCTTtccagaagaaaacaaaaagatgaatatTGAGTTGATTACATAATCCAATATATTCTCACAACCACATGAATCCCAAGAACAtaatcatatttctttttttttcttaataattttagttggattattaataataaataatatttcaaaaaataataattagaatttaaagtTAAAGCAAAGCTCCGACTTGAAATGCATATTGATGCTCATCAGGAAAAGTCATAAGACTTTTTCCTGCAttacctttttcttctctcaacaTTGAACCAATTCgaagggtttagagtttattattatcaagtttCAACAAAGAGAgtgttcaaagttttttttttttaaatatcctATCGGCTGATCCGGTCAGTTTTGGTAGGAACGCACCAAGGTGCTACAGAGTGAATTTCCCCGATTCAAGTAGAATTGGGCCACCACACTGCCTGATCCGAGTTTGAGAGAGTTGAGAAAACATCGTCTTCTCGGTTAAACAATGTTGTTTTGTAAGGTTGGGTGGAAATTAAAGAATTGATTACTGTAAGAGTCAAAGATttattaagaaagaaagaaacagaagatatagttttatttatcataGTCGATACTACATTCTTTAGTACTATCATGAAAAGCTTATTTTACAGATTTAAATACTTCCTAGGAACAAGTACAAGCTCATTTTTCTTGCTGGCATTGAGTCCAGGAGATTCTTCCATGTCAATGTCTTCGACCACCATGCCTTCTGGTAATTTCCAGTCAAAATGGTACAAGAGATTGGCTAGACCAAACTCCACCATTGTTGTCCCCATGTACATGGCAGGACACATTCTCCTACCACTTCCAAATGGTAACAGCTCAAAGTTTTGTCCTTTTGCATCAATGTTACTGTTAACAAATCTCTCTGGAAGAAACTCCTCTGGATCTTTCCAAGTATCTGGATCACGCCCGATACCCCATACATTCACATAAAGTCTTGTCTTGGCTGGAATCGTGTAGCCGTTGATTTCAAATTCAGACATTACTTCTCTTGGAACTAGAAGTGGTGCTGGAGGATGTAGCCTCCATGTTTCATTGATCACCATTTTCAGGTAATGGAGTTGGTCTATGTCATCCAAGCAGATCATTGACTTGCCCCCAATTTGATTTCTGATTTCGGATTGAACTTTCTTCATTACTCGCGGGTTTCTCATAAGTTCTGTCATTGCCCATGTCATTGTTATAGCCGAAGTTCCAATGCCTCCAAGAAGAACATTCTGTAATAAGACCATTATAATCTTTAGGTATTATAATCCTACAATTGGAAAGCAAAGCTTTGTATAGTTACCATTAAGACTGCTTTGATATGGTTTCTTGTGAGCTTGCCATATCCAAgaacagtttcttctttctccaactTCAAGAGCAAGTCCACAAAATCCTCAACTCCTTCTTTGTTCCCCTGTTTATGTAGATCAAACATTTGTTCATAGAATGCGTCAAGACCTCTcacacttctctctctctgcccTTGTAACCCCGTGAGCCAGTCGATGATCCAGCCGACATTTGGAAAATAATCCGAGGCAGAGAAGCTCCCCAAGAACAAAAATGCATCATGGATTAACTTGTCGAAGTTGTCACTATTAAGCACAGTTCCTTGGAAACTCACACCAAATGCTGCCTTGCATATCACGCCAACAGTTAAAGAAGCTAACTTCTCGCTCAAGTTAACCGGAGTTTTCTGAGCAGCTGATTCCGAGAATGAATTCATCAGTTTCTTGACTTCCTCTTCCCTGATGGGTTGAATCAAATGAACTTGTTTAGGACTGAAAAGCTCTTGCACACACATCCTCCTCAATTCTTTCCAGTAATCATTAAAAGGAGAGAAAACTATGTCCAAGTAGTTGTAAGAGAGCGCTCTTGGTCCTAAATAATCATatgacttttgttttaatcctacgcacacaaacaaaatatataaaaaaaatagtaagtgTTAAGTGAGAGTTACGGTACCTGCTAAGCTTGGACGGCTACAACAATTGAGGTCATGGATTTTCAGAGCTTGCTTTGCTGtttcagaagaagagacaacAACCGTTGGGATACTTCCAAACTTCAAAAGCATTACAGGACCATATTTTTTGGAGAGACTCCATAGAGATTGATGTGGTAGCTCCCCAAGCTGATGCAAGTTTCCGATGATCGGAAAGCCCGGTGGAGACGGTGGTTTCCGTTGATGTTGCCGCCGCTTCTTGAGTCTTAAAGCggcaagaagaagacaagagagaaagagaagtggGAGAAACCAAATAGTAGCCATTTGTTGATCTGATGACTGATGAAGGGACAACTATATGTTGAAGCTCAGTGTTGTCTTCAATTATTTCTGACACATCTTTATTACTaaacttttgaaaagaaataataacTTAACTCAATTTGcatgtataaataataattttaagacGATTGTGGGTGACCTTGgactatttatatttttctctagcGTTTTACGAcggaaagaaaataaataattggcCAGAAAATCCGTTTTCAAAACGTgattgtaaaataaaacaattttttaaagtCTATTAAAGtcttagaaatatatatattaccaaaaaaaactgaacctCATAGTTCATATTTGGCAGGACTATTCTTGTAATCTTACGTCCCAAAAATGttggttaaatttttatttgagtaactttacaaaaaatagtttatttgatttacTATACATAAATACACATATAGATGAAGTTTTTGTACCAAAAAATTCAGGTgagaagagatcatcaaatTAATCTATAGGTTTGATTGGTGACCTATAAAGAAATATAAGGAATGAAGAGGAAcatgactaaaaaaaaataataaagaaaaaaaaaataaaatagaaataaagaGGAATGAGTGTAGTGGCAAAATAGaacaaatattattgtaaatgataaccaaaacatacaaaataataacaaaaattaaaaaataaataaattatttttctaaataaaatattaaacaaattgaaaaaatttataaaaagaactACAAAACTACGTGAAACTAATATGGTAATTATAGTGAGTGGTCATTTGATTTTAGCTCTGTAATAATGAGTTCAAGCATAATTTGACAGTGCCTTTCCTTCCACACATACTATAATTGATGTATATAAGTAATCATGTTTggctttaatatttttcatccTACGTATATGCATTGACATTCAATAAGTAATTATGTTTACTACGTtatcataaatttaatttttaagttttaattaataaatgtttaatttgtttttctgtttgttcCTCATCAAATTTCGGAAGgaacaattttcttcttcgattcctCAAAAAATAAGGAATAAATAGGAATAGTGTACGATCCACATGTtataatttggaaaaaaaattactgtTGAATGGTAAAGAAAAGAGGAACAATAAGGAACATGTTGTTCCTATCCATTCCTTTCCTAAAAAGTAGTCACCAATCGAAGCCTATCTTTCAATAGCATACCTTCTTGATTAATTgcttctataaaaaaaatcaagatcGTTTTAATTAATCTCTATatgtttacaaaaattaacaattctGAATTGTTAAAAGCATTatttcagaagaaaaagatgatgaatATAGAATTGGTTAGGTAATCCAAGATATTCTGACATTCACATGAATCACATGGATCACTAGATGCTATATGTcatcatattttcttcttctttggtttttccATAAAACCTTTAGTTGgataaataataattggaaaaaaaaacatcacgATATTGTTTTCTAGTTAGCtacttttttctaaaatttgaaCTACCACCATAGAACATGGTATTTTATAATCTATACCATTCATGGGTCCTATGTGACTTAAAACggttaaaaacatattaacAGTAAAAAAGCGCGGAAAATAGTACAacactgtaaaaaaaaaagtggtaaGCAAAAGacattcacaaacaaaacttggTTTTGATTGCAGCTAAAAATTCGGTTTGGATTGGTAACTTGTATCGTATGATGAATCAAGTGAATTAGTTTTATGGTCTCTACaagtaataatttattatcttCTGTACAGTCACTTGAAAAGTAGTTAAGCATTAAGGGACATATTTTGGATACTTGTGTGTATCTACATTGTAcaacaaattgaaaaacagaagaagaaagaaacaggtTATCTATTATGTTATCTATTATGCAACGTGATCATTGTGGCCAAACTAACGTCTACATCATTCGcaatacaaaagaaacttGAATCTATGATTCTGTTCATTGATGAACAAAACATAAGTGATGTAATAAAACTCTTAGTAAGATAGACAAGAATCACAGTACTTATTCGGCAGCCTCTTCCATCACATGTTCCGCGGTGATTGGAGCCACGGGGTAATAATGGTAATGTAGCTCGCCAACGTCGTCTCCAGAGAGTTTCGTCCATCCTTGCGGCCCAACGTGGTACACTGATCATACAGATTTAAGAAagtttaatacaaaatttaaaggAAAAGGATCACAAGATGATGATGTATTGGCAGAAGAAGTAAGGATTGATCTTTACCGCTAGCAACTCCACCACTAGCTCCATCACGGAATGTAGCATGGTAGATGGATCTCCTTGCTAACTCTGAGGCTTCTTCAACCGACATATCGAATTTGTAtctgttaacaaaaaaagaaccataAGATTGAGTGGTTATAATAGTAAAGCAAGATCTAGTTTTGGTTTGGGCTTTGACTAAAAGAGAAGTAGGGCAATGATGATATCTTGAAATAGATACGTACCCGCTGTCCAGAACACCATAAGCGTATGGTGAACCTGAACCGACAGAGAATCTGTCTCCCTTAAGCCGTCCTCCTTCGTTGTCAACATAGTACAATCCAGGGCCCtatttcaaaaaagattacaaTTTTAGCATCTCGACTTTCGCTTTGGTGAGTGAAACTACAGACCGAGAAGGAAATAACAGTTAGGATATAAAGTTTAGGGTACTGACTGTTTCATCCCATCCAGCAATCATTGTGCCAACAGAAAGTCCCATTCCACGATATGAATAGAGCATGTTAGCAAGAAGCTTTGAAGCTCCTGAAACAGAGATTCTCCTTTTGTTTGCCAGCTCATGTAGACGGCACTATGATACACAAATAAAACACTCTCTATCAGGGTCATAGTTTCAACATAATCCAGATTTGGTATACAAGTTAGCAATCAAACTATTAGGATAAAACTGGGACTAGATTTTGGATACAAGAAATCAACGAAACCATTTGTATGCCCTTGAATACAacaactcaaa from Arabidopsis thaliana chromosome 3, partial sequence includes these protein-coding regions:
- a CDS encoding N-terminal nucleophile aminohydrolases (Ntn hydrolases) superfamily protein (N-terminal nucleophile aminohydrolases (Ntn hydrolases) superfamily protein; FUNCTIONS IN: endopeptidase activity, threonine-type endopeptidase activity; INVOLVED IN: proteolysis involved in cellular protein catabolic process, ubiquitin-dependent protein catabolic process; LOCATED IN: proteasome core complex, proteasome complex; EXPRESSED IN: guard cell; CONTAINS InterPro DOMAIN/s: Proteasome, beta-type subunit, conserved site (InterPro:IPR016050), Peptidase T1A, proteasome beta-subunit (InterPro:IPR000243), Proteasome, subunit alpha/beta (InterPro:IPR001353); BEST Arabidopsis thaliana protein match is: 20S proteasome beta subunit E1 (TAIR:AT1G13060.1); Has 6541 Blast hits to 6534 proteins in 612 species: Archae - 835; Bacteria - 512; Metazoa - 2083; Fungi - 1372; Plants - 865; Viruses - 0; Other Eukaryotes - 874 (source: NCBI BLink).); the protein is MKLDTSGLETTMPVIGFGSNSEMLDGFSSAPSFDLPRTTDFDGFQKKAVEMVKPAKGTTTLAFIFKEGVMVAADSRASMGGYISSQSVKKIIEINPYMLGTMAGGAADCQFWHRNLGIKCRLHELANKRRISVSGASKLLANMLYSYRGMGLSVGTMIAGWDETGPGLYYVDNEGGRLKGDRFSVGSGSPYAYGVLDSGYKFDMSVEEASELARRSIYHATFRDGASGGVASVYHVGPQGWTKLSGDDVGELHYHYYPVAPITAEHVMEEAAE